A single Vanessa atalanta chromosome 25, ilVanAtal1.2, whole genome shotgun sequence DNA region contains:
- the LOC125073679 gene encoding nuclear factor interleukin-3-regulated protein gives MVAEFILSQQQLLSAGGGAALGPSPTPSRVQPQSRNRLSVSPHFPLDQPLPSNGSPGDPNDYGNSFDYSKRKEFFGQRKQREFIPDNKKDDGYWDRRRRNNEAAKRSREKRRFNDMVLEQRVVELSKENHVLKAQLDAIKEKYGICGETLISIDQVLATLPTCDQVLCVTKRSKLTSSALFPPAPPPPPPIPPSSPPSPPPQRAPEPYQERLPAPEAYYPHPAHYEPPGSVLNLSRSRRAPSPYELSSLSGSGDETAEQYAPENNCLPLKLRHKSHLGDKDVASALLSLQHIKQEPGPRSSPSWDGEGSSDERDSGISLGAEYRPPRSDERLVEEDDAHLKAELARLATEVATLKNMMHQNKARALEH, from the coding sequence ATGGTCGCCGAGTTCATCTTGAGTCAGCAGCAGCTGCTGAGCGCGGGAGGGGGCGCTGCCCTTGGCCCGTCGCCAACACCATCTCGCGTGCAACCACAATCACGCAACAGATTGTCTGTGTCACCCCATTTTCCATTAGACCAACCACTACCATCTAATGGTAGTCCCGGTGACCCTAATGATTATGGAAACAGCTTTGATTATTCGAAGAGGAAGGAATTCTTCGGACAACGCAAACAGAGGGAATTTATTcctgataataaaaaagatgatgGATACTGGGATCGCAGGCGGCGGAACAATGAAGCCGCCAAACGTTCCCGTGAAAAACGCCGCTTCAATGACATGGTACTTGAACAACGTGTCGTTGAACTCTCCAAGGAAAATCACGTACTAAAAGCTCAATTGGACGCGATCAAGGAAAAATATGGCATATGTGGAGAGACACTTATCAGCATCGATCAAGTTTTAGCGACACTGCCGACGTGTGATCAGGTTCTCTGTGTCACCAAGAGGAGTAAACTCACTAGCAGTGCTCTATTTCCGCCTGCACCTCCACCACCACCACCGATACCTCCATCGTCTCCACCATCGCCTCCACCTCAACGTGCTCCGGAACCTTACCAAGAAAGGCTCCCTGCACCTGAAGCTTACTATCCTCACCCAGCACATTATGAACCACCCGGTTCAGTTCTCAATCTCTCACGATCTCGCCGCGCTCCTTCGCCATACGAGCTGTCATCTCTCTCTGGCTCTGGAGACGAAACAGCGGAACAATATGCTCCGGAAAATAATTGTCTTCCTTTAAAACTTCGCCATAAATCACATCTCGGGGACAAAGATGTCGCTAGCGCTCTCCTATCCCTGCAACACATCAAGCAGGAGCCCGGTCCCCGTTCCTCACCTTCCTGGGACGGTGAGGGCTCTAGTGACGAGAGGGATTCAGGGATCTCATTGGGTGCAGAATACAGGCCACCAAGGTCTGACGAGAGGCTTGTTGAAGAGGACGACGCTCACTTAAAGGCGGAGCTCGCGCGGCTCGCTACAGAGGTGGCGACGCTAAAGAACATGATGCATCAGAACAAGGCGCGCGCGCTCGAGCACTGA
- the LOC125073754 gene encoding protein THEM6-like, translating to MWTVCVPGWSAMMVAGTLLLYGTLDVAYFARMMYTVAKARYFRKKICILDTTEVQSWCLLTDIDTLLYHMNNARYLRELDFARADFYERSGLYANIKAAGGSVLQAATTIRYRRYLKPFTKFTITSKAIFWDEKTFFMEHEFIGPGGFVHAVALCRQRIIDTSVAAIAELLLQLHCSGSCKSPPEKMPSELELWVQSNELSSAKLRPTASALPSLEPHPLSCGEIILKAAE from the exons ATGTGGACGGTGTGTGTGCCTGGCTGGAGCGCGATGATGGTGGCGGGCACCCTATTGCTGTATGGGACCTTGGACGTGGCATACTTTGCACGAATGATGTACACCGTCGCGAAAGCGAGGTACTTTAGGAAGAAAATATGCATATTGGATACCACGGAGGTACAAT CTTGGTGCCTCCTCACCGATATAGATACTTTACTGTACCACATGAACAACGCGCGGTATCTGCGCGAGCTGGACTTCGCTCGTGCTGATTTTTACGAACGGAGTGGTCTTTATGCTAACATAAAGGCGGCTGGGGGTTCCGTACTCCAAGCAGCGACCACCATCCGTTACAGACGATATCTGAAGCCTTTCACCAAGTTCACGATAACATCGAAG GCAATTTTTTGGGATGAAAAGACATTTTTTATGGAGCACGAGTTCATTGGTCCCGGAGGTTTTGTCCACGCCGTAGCGCTATGTCGTCAGCGGATAATAGATACTTCAGTAGCTGCCATTGCCGAGTTACTGCTGCAGTTACATTGTTCCGGAAGCTGCAAATCACCGCCTGAGAAGATGCCTTCTGAG ttgGAACTGTGGGTACAAAGCAATGAACTGAGTTCAGCCAAGTTGCGGCCTACTGCCTCCGCACTCCCTTCACTCGAACCGCATCCCCTCAGCTGCGGAGAGATAATCCTCAAGGCGGCCGAGTGA